A region from the Acanthopagrus latus isolate v.2019 chromosome 8, fAcaLat1.1, whole genome shotgun sequence genome encodes:
- the hapln3 gene encoding hyaluronan and proteoglycan link protein 3 isoform X1, with amino-acid sequence MLSLLRPLLATCVYLLLLPGGQCRIPAYSNGFHYQDISNGNGNGEIYFNGVRLHVESPQLAVSATRGSSVTLPCHYHYEPELATPRRTRVKWSWLPANVIGEAVSPAASARETEVMVAMGNRHRSYGNFRGRVRLRRSAPGDMSLVINELQLNDTGRYRCEVIDGLEDESVTVELELQGVVFPYHSHEGRYRFNFFGAQQACQDQDATLATFEQLFTAWEEGLDWCNAGWLADGTVQYPITDPRAGCGGVDFAPGLRSYGQRHRLLHHFDAFCFTASVKGNVYFLKHPTRLNFTEAVRACVSDGSQIAKVGQLYAAWRLMGLDRCDAGWLADGSVRYPITRPRANCGPPEPGVRSFGFRPPYLKFGVYCYR; translated from the exons ATGCTCAGTCTCTTGCGCCCCCTACTGGCCACCTGCgtgtacctgctgctgctgcccggcGGTCAGTGTAGGATCCCCGCATACAGCAACGGATTTCACTACCAGGACATCAGCAATGGGAACGGAAACGGAGAGA TTTACTTCAATGGGGTTCGTCTGCATGTGGAATCCCCGCAGCTTGCAGTGTCAGCCACCAGGGGGAGCAGCGTCACTCTCCCCTGTCACTACCACTACGAGCCTGAACTGGCCACACCACGCAGGACCCGGGTCAAATGGTCCTGGTTGCCAGCCAACGTCATCGGTGAAGCCGTTTCCCCTGCAGCGTCCGCCAGGGAAACTGAGGTCATGGTTGCCATGGGCAACCGGCACCGCAGCTATGGTAACTTCAGGGGCCGTGTGCGCCTGCGACGCTCTGCACCAGGCGACATGTCTTTGGTGATcaatgagctgcagctgaacgaCACTGGAAGATACCGCTGTGAGGTGATTGATGGCCTGGAGGACGAGAGTGTGAcagtggagctggagctgcagg gTGTGGTGTTCCCCTACCATTCTCATGAAGGACGCTACCGATTCAACTTCTTCGGGGCCCAGCAAGCCTGCCAGGATCAGGACGCAACCCTCGCTACATTTGAGCAGCTCTTCACAGCATGGGAGGAGGGGCTGGATTGGTGTAACGCTGGCTGGTTGGCTGATGGCACAGTGCAGTATCCAATCACAGACCCACGTGCAGGCTGTGGGGGTGTGGACTTCGCCCCTGGCTTACGCAGCTACGGGCAACGGCATCGACTCCTCCACCACTTTGATGCTTTCTGCTTCACCGCGTCTGTCAAGG GGAATGTGTACTTCTTAAAGCACCCGACCAGGCTCAACTTCACTGAAGCGGTCCGGGCTTGCGTCAGCGATGGAAGTCAAATTGCAAAAGTGGGCCAGCTGTACGCCGCCTGGAGGCTGATGGGATTGGACCGCTGTGATGCCGGCTGGTTAGCTGATGGGAGTGTCCGTTACCCTATCACAAGGCCCCGGGCTAACTGCGGCCCACCGGAACCAGGGGTGCGTAGTTTTGGGTTTCGCCCCCCGTACCTGAAATTTGGCGTCTACTGTTATCGGTAG
- the hapln3 gene encoding hyaluronan and proteoglycan link protein 3 isoform X2 yields the protein MLSLLRPLLATCVYLLLLPGGQCRIPAYSNGFHYQDISNGNGNGEIYFNGVRLHVESPQLAVSATRGSSVTLPCHYHYEPELATPRRTRVKWSWLPANVIGEAVSPAASARETEVMVAMGNRHRSYGNFRGRVRLRRSAPGDMSLVINELQLNDTGRYRCEVIDGLEDESVTVELELQGVVFPYHSHEGRYRFNFFGAQQACQDQDATLATFEQLFTAWEEGLDWCNAGWLADGTVQYPITDPRAGCGGVDFAPGLRSYGQRHRLLHHFDAFCFTASVKGNVYFLKHPTRLNFTEAVRACVSDGSQIAKVGQLYAAWRLMGLDRCDAGWLADGSVRYPITRPRANCGPPEPGVL from the exons ATGCTCAGTCTCTTGCGCCCCCTACTGGCCACCTGCgtgtacctgctgctgctgcccggcGGTCAGTGTAGGATCCCCGCATACAGCAACGGATTTCACTACCAGGACATCAGCAATGGGAACGGAAACGGAGAGA TTTACTTCAATGGGGTTCGTCTGCATGTGGAATCCCCGCAGCTTGCAGTGTCAGCCACCAGGGGGAGCAGCGTCACTCTCCCCTGTCACTACCACTACGAGCCTGAACTGGCCACACCACGCAGGACCCGGGTCAAATGGTCCTGGTTGCCAGCCAACGTCATCGGTGAAGCCGTTTCCCCTGCAGCGTCCGCCAGGGAAACTGAGGTCATGGTTGCCATGGGCAACCGGCACCGCAGCTATGGTAACTTCAGGGGCCGTGTGCGCCTGCGACGCTCTGCACCAGGCGACATGTCTTTGGTGATcaatgagctgcagctgaacgaCACTGGAAGATACCGCTGTGAGGTGATTGATGGCCTGGAGGACGAGAGTGTGAcagtggagctggagctgcagg gTGTGGTGTTCCCCTACCATTCTCATGAAGGACGCTACCGATTCAACTTCTTCGGGGCCCAGCAAGCCTGCCAGGATCAGGACGCAACCCTCGCTACATTTGAGCAGCTCTTCACAGCATGGGAGGAGGGGCTGGATTGGTGTAACGCTGGCTGGTTGGCTGATGGCACAGTGCAGTATCCAATCACAGACCCACGTGCAGGCTGTGGGGGTGTGGACTTCGCCCCTGGCTTACGCAGCTACGGGCAACGGCATCGACTCCTCCACCACTTTGATGCTTTCTGCTTCACCGCGTCTGTCAAGG GGAATGTGTACTTCTTAAAGCACCCGACCAGGCTCAACTTCACTGAAGCGGTCCGGGCTTGCGTCAGCGATGGAAGTCAAATTGCAAAAGTGGGCCAGCTGTACGCCGCCTGGAGGCTGATGGGATTGGACCGCTGTGATGCCGGCTGGTTAGCTGATGGGAGTGTCCGTTACCCTATCACAAGGCCCCGGGCTAACTGCGGCCCACCGGAACCAGGG gtcCTCTGA